GCAAGTATTGAAATGATCTCTAATCCACTCACTACCTCTCAAACCATTTATCCTAACCCTCTGTCGTCCCTCCCCCCTTTTCCCTGCAAGCTGGCGAGAGACAGGGGATGGCCACTGGACCGGAGTGATGGGGGGACGAGTGTGGACTCTCACCCAGACAGACGACACACTATGGTACCACACATACAATAGCCCCAACACCATAAGAGGGGATGGGAGGAAGCGGAGGGCAGGTTCCCTGCTCCAGGGGTCAGGGAAAAGATCCAAGGGAGTGATAGAGGtgaaggaggaagaagagggggagcCAGTGGCTGTGACCCCTGACCCAGACAGAAAGGAGGAAGAGCTGCTAAATGATTATTTCCAGCTGAAGGTGAAGCTGGGGGATCTGTACAGAGATTGGGGAGCAGCCGACCCACACTTTAACAGCATTGCCAAGATCTTCACAGGTAAGTTGGTCTGTGTTTGTAATACTGTGTCTGTATCTATTATGTCTCTTCCGTGTGTGCGGGTGCGTGCATGTGCGTTTCAtactttacagtgtgtgtgttctgtctctcccCCAGGTGTGCGTATGCTGCGTCAGGACCCCACAGAGTGCCTGTTCTCCTTCATCTGCACCTCTAACAACCACATCTCTCGTATCCAGAGCATGGTGGAGAGGCTGTGCCAGTCCTTGGGCACCCCTCTGTGTCAGCTGGACCAGACCAGCTACCACGACTTCCCCTCCCTGCATGCACTCGCAGGTtccacctccactaccaccaacactactctggCTGATTGTCTGacatctgtctatctctctctttcaaatCCTTCGTTTTTTCAAATGTTTTGGGCTCTGAcatgtcctctgtcctctgatTGACAGACAACAGTGTGGAGGCTCGTCTGAGGGACCTGGGGTTTGGGTACAGGGCCAGGTTCCTGCAGCAGAGTGCCAGACAGATCCTGGACTCTCACGGTGGGCCCCATTGGCTCCAGGGGCTCCGCAGTGCCCCCTACCTGCAGGCACGTGACGCACTGCGCACCCTCCCCGGGGTAGGCCCCAAGGTATGCCTCAACCCATCAGGACAATTAAGGGtgcataacatagtaaatgtagacctaacatagtaaatgtaaatccgggacactcaaatgtgtatgatatattacgtttggtatggttacattagACGGATAGTTACTTAGGGTGGTTGGTAGGGGTGGATGTATagcgaacgtctagcaacccaaaggttgcaagtttgaatctcatcatggacagcTCTAGAATTGtatctaattagcaacttttcaacagCTTATTACTTTTTAGCTAATTTGCACCGACAGTACATAGCATGTTAgctaaaccttcccctaaccttaaccctttaacctaactcttaaacttaaccctaacccttagcctagctaactttagccagctCGCTAACGCtaaccacctagctagaattcgtaacatatcatacattttgcaaattcacaacatattgtacgtttttcaAATTCTTAACATATTGTCCGTTTTGCAAATCTGTAACATAATACgatttgtaatttgtaacatatacgAAATGAGTGATtcacatccacaaattaatacattccatatgAAACTTAACGTATCATACTAAATGAAGTGTCTCGGATTTGCGTACAGAATAATactaaatgctctgagaccaggttgactATACATGTATTATACACAGGCATAGAAAGTGTTACCTGGGTTCCCCTTGTAGGTggcagactgtgtgtgtctgatgtCTCTGGAAAAGGCCTGTGTTGTGCCTGTGGATACACACGTGTGGCAAATCGCAAAACGAGACTACAGTTGTGCGGCGGGCAATGGGCAGAAGAGCCTCACAGACAAGGTCCACCGTCAAATAGGTGAGGATTCACAGTACAAGGATGTGTTTAACAGGCTTTAACAGTGTCCTTCTGAATATTACCAATCACTAATTGACTGATTTTGTATCTGCACAGGGGACTTCTTCAGGCAGCTATGGGGTCCGTATGCTGGTTGGGCACACTCGGTGAGAAAAATAACTGGTGGTCAGAATCCATCCACTCATCTGttcacttcctctctctgctcactctctttctctaatctatccatccatccaacttgaGACACAGGAAACTTGAACTTTCAAtaaatcatgcattgatgtcaatggagCTTGACTGTCACTCTCTCAGGTGTTGTTCTGTTCTGACCTGAAGAAGTTCCAGAAGCTGAAagaaacacactgtctgaaacaggaggaggagaagaagaaggtcaAGAtaaaggtggagggagagggaatgaccaagaaaattaaaaaaatgtgtaaTAGAAAGGTGAAAATGTGTGTGAAGGAGGAGGTGGGGTGAGGTCAGTAGAGGTTATGTGTTGGTGATTTATGTTAGCTCAGGAAGCTAACCTGAATGTATGTCATTCTTTGCACACCTCTCTGGAGCAACTAGGCTATGAGTCTGACAGTCTTACCTGTTCTTTTTAGGTTCATGACATGATTAACTGCAAACCAAGGTCACTGTCAGTGGAGATTGTTCCTGATCACTTTGTAGAGTGATGTAAGACAGATCTATAAATGTGATACACGTTATAAAAGAGAGAGTTCACTCTGAACCAGACTTCTCACATTATCTGTCATACATTTGTGTTCAGCTCTAAACTGAAGGCTGGTGTTTAATTTTACTGCGATTTCTGTCTGAATGAAGCTCTATCGCTATGTGTCATTTTCCACTGCCGTCTCTTCATATGAACTACACACAGAAACCGTGTGTTTATCATATATTTTCTGGATTAATGGACCGCTACACAGACTCTGTAACAGTTAATTTTTACACTGAAATAAACTGGTTTTAGACTATTTTCCTTTGTCAGTGTTGTTTGGAGATTATGCACACATTTTGAATAAGTCTAGTTGTGGATAATTCCACTTTTTGATCCCCTATATTTGTCTTTCTATCAGTGTAGTATGCTTagaccatagagatagaggactgTAGTTGGATAAATGGGACATATATCAAAATAGTATATCCCTCTTATTTTCTGACCCAGACAGACAAGGTGCAGAGTGTCAGAGGTGGCCTCTAGATGGCAATAAGATATGGGAAGATTCTGCATCATAGTATCATGTGATTCTTCAAGGTCTGTCACTGTTAAAAGATTATTCTACTTTAAACTTCATTGTTTGCTGAGCTTATATTAAGTAGTCAATGGCCCTCAGGGTAGCCTATGTGCCAATGCATTTAGCAGTGTTGACGGGTGCAGGTTCGTATGTCCAACAATGTTTCCCATTACTGGTGCAATACACACTCAATCTCTCTTGACGATTCTATATGTTTACTGAGCATGTCTGTGAGTCTGTCCAAAATAAGCAGTATGTCCAGCCAGCTGTGAAATGCCATGGTGTCTGTACATGTATCTATAGGCATTAGTCAGGTGCGTCAGCACGTCTGT
The DNA window shown above is from Salmo salar chromosome ssa13, Ssal_v3.1, whole genome shotgun sequence and carries:
- the ogg1 gene encoding N-glycosylase/DNA lyase isoform X1, producing the protein MSQHALLSAGTKSWRSLACSRSELRLDLTLGCGQSFRWRETGDGHWTGVMGGRVWTLTQTDDTLWYHTYNSPNTIRGDGRKRRAGSLLQGSGKRSKGVIEVKEEEEGEPVAVTPDPDRKEEELLNDYFQLKVKLGDLYRDWGAADPHFNSIAKIFTDNSVEARLRDLGFGYRARFLQQSARQILDSHGGPHWLQGLRSAPYLQARDALRTLPGVGPKVADCVCLMSLEKACVVPVDTHVWQIAKRDYSCAAGNGQKSLTDKVHRQIGDFFRQLWGPYAGWAHSVLFCSDLKKFQKLKETHCLKQEEEKKKVKIKVEGEGMTKKIKKMCNRKVKMCVKEEVG
- the ogg1 gene encoding N-glycosylase/DNA lyase (The RefSeq protein has 3 substitutions compared to this genomic sequence), with translation MSQHALLSAGTKSWRSLACSRSELRLDLTLGCGQSFRWRETGDGHWTGVMGGRVWTLTQTDDTLWYHTYNSPNTIGGDGRKRSAGSLLQGSGKRSKGVIEVKEEEEGEPVAVTPDPDRKEEELLNDYFQLKVKLGDLYRDWGAADPHFNSIAKIFTGVRMLRQDPTECLFSFICTSNNHISRIQGMVERLCQSLGTPLCQLDQTSYHDFPSLHALADNSVEARLRDLGFGYRARFLQQSARQILDSHGGPHWLQGLRSAPYLQARDALRTLPGVGPKVADCVCLMSLEKACVVPVDTHVWQIAKRDYSCAAGNGQKSLTDKVHRQIGDFFRQLWGPYAGWAHSVLFCSDLKKFQKLKETHCLKQEEEKKKVKIKVEGEGMTKKIKKMCNRKVKMCVKEEVG